In Alphaproteobacteria bacterium, the genomic stretch CAGGCGCCAGCGCAGCAGCCTGAGTTTCAATCCCGTGGAAAGCGGGGATAACTTTAGATCCATAAATTTAGGTCGCGCCCGGGAATTTAGGTCGCGCCCGGGAAACGTTCTGATAAAGTCGCCCCATGCCCAGCGACAACAGCTCCATTACCGTCTCTCTCCATGAACGCGCGAAGGACGAAACCGACTACAGGGTCCTGCCGCACAACTACGAAGCGGAGCAGGCGCTTCTCGGGGCGATCCTGGTGCGCAACGCGGCCTTTGACCGGGTTTCGGATTTCCTTCAGCCCGAGCATTTCGCCGATCCCGTGCATGGCCGCATTTTCGCGGCCGCCATGCAGCTGATCGCGCGCGGCCAGCTCGCCAACCCGGTCACGCTGAAAGGCTTTTTCGAGACAGACGGCGAACTGTCGAAAATCGGTGGACAGAAATATCTCGCCCGCCTGGCAGCCAGCGCGGTCACGGTCATCAACGCGGCCGATTACGGCCGGACGATCCACGACCTCTACCTGCGCCGGCAGCTCATCGCGCTTGGCGAGGATGTGGTCAACGAAGCCTTCGAAACGAGCATCGAACAGCAGGCGACGGAACAGATCGAATCAGCCGAACAGCGGCTGTTCGACCTCGCGACCGCCGGCACGGTGGAGGGCGGATTCCAGACCTTCGAGCGCAGCCTGCAAAGCGCAATCCAGGCGGCCGAACACGCCTATCAGCGCGATGGCCAGCTCACGGGTGTTTCCACCGGGCTCAGGGATCTCGATGGAATCCTTGGCGGGTTGCACAGTTCGGATCTCGTGATCCTCGCCGGCCGCCCATCGATGGGCAAGACCGCGCTGGCCACCAACATCGCCTACCACGCGGCCAGGACGCACCGGACAGAATCCCGCGACGGCGTGCCCGAAACCGTTAATGGCGGCGTTGTTGGATTCTTTTCCCTCGAAATGTCGGCTGAACAGCTCGCCACGCGGATCCTCGCCGAGGAATCCGGTCTCTCGTCGGACAGGATCCGCCGCGGGGACGTCAGCGCCGACGGGTTTCAGAGTCTCGTGCAGGCGTCGGCCGAACTCGCGCAACTGCCCTTCCATATCGACGATACGCCTGCCCTGACGGTCTCGGCCTTGCGAACCCGGGCGCGGCGCCTCAAACGCACACAGGGGCTCGATCTTGTGGTCATCGACTACCTGCAACTCCTGAGGCCGACCGTGGGGACGCGGGCCGACAATCGGGTGCAGGAGATTTCCGATATCACGCGGGGCCTAAAGGCGCTCGCCAAGGAACTCAACGTGCCCGTCCTGGCCCTTTCCCAGCTTTCGCGCGCCGTCGAGCAGCGCGACGACAAGCGGCCCCAACTGGCCGATCTCCGGGAATCCGGCTCGATCGAACAGGACGCCGATGTGGTGATGTTCATTTACCGCGAGGAATATTACCTCGAGCGCAAGGAACCCAGCCCCGGCACGACGGATCACGCCACCTGGCAGGAAAGCATGGAAAAGGTTCACAATCTGGCCGAGGTGATCATCGCAAAGCAGCGCCACGGGCCCGTCGGTCGCGTCACGCTGCACTTCGCCGGCGCGTCGACGAAGTTCAGCGACTATGTCCGGGACGACCGCCTGCCCGACGCGCCCCACTAGCGCCTGGAACGGACACATCATGGCCGCGCGTGAGACTGATCCTTCCATCAGTACCGACGCAGACCGCCGCGTGTCCGGCGAGACCGCAAGCAGTATCCTCACCATCGATCTGGACGCGCTGAAGCGGAATTACGCATTCCTCCGCCGCGCCAGCGGCACCGCGGAAACCGCCGCAGTGGTAAAGGCGGACGCCTACGGGCTGGGGATCGAACGGGTGGGGCCGGCCCTTTGGCGCGCTGGCTGCCGGCGCTTCTTCGTTGCCACCCCGGCCGAGGGCGTGACACTGCGCCGCCTGCTGCCGGATGCCGTCATCTTCGTCTTTGATGGCCCGACCGGTCAGCCGGGCCTTCTGGCGCTGCACCGGCTGGTTCCGGTGCTGAACACGTTCGACGACATCGCGGCCTGGGAACCCTGGGCGCGGACGGGACCGCCCCAGGGGCCGGGCGGGCGGAAAACCGGCGCCACCCTGCCGGCGGCGGTCCATGTCGATACGGGGATGAACCGGCTGGGCCTGCCAGTTGCCGGCTTTCGGGAGCTGATCCGCGATCCGGCGCGTCTGGACCGGCTCAATATCTGTCTCGTGATCAGCCACCTGGCCTGCGCCGACGAACCGGCGAACCCCAAGAACCACGACCAGCAAGCCCTGTTCGCCCGACTTGTCGCCGAAACCCCCGGGTTGCCCGCCTGCCTTGCCAACTCGGGCGGGGTGCTGATGGGCGCCCCCTTTCACTTCGATCTGACACGCCCGGGCATAGCGCTTTACGGCGGGGTGCCGGCGCTCGACCGGCCGGAAAACGGGTTCGCCGAACTCGCTCAAGTGGTTCATCTCAAAGCCAGAATCCTGCAAATTCGCGAGATTGACAGTCCCGAGACCGTTGGCTACGGTGCCGCATTCCGCGCCGAGGGGGCCATGAAAATTGCAACCGTCGCAGTGGGTTACGGCGACGGCTACCCGCGCGCCCTGTCCCATAGGGGAAGCGCCCTCGTCAATGGAATCCGCGTGCCGCTGGTGGGTCGAGTTTCGATGGATCTGAGCACTTTCGACGTCTCCGCGGTGCCATCCCACGCCTGCCGGCCGGGCGATTTTGTGGACCTCATCAGCCCGGCGCACACGGTGGACGACCTCGCGGACGAAGCGGGGACCATTGCCTACGAAATTCTGACATCGCTGGGGCGGCGCCATACGCGCGTCTATGTCGAGGAGACGCGTTGAATGATGGAGTTCGTCGCCAATATCGGGCGGCTCACCCTGGGCTTTTTTGAGGTCACGGGGCGGATCACCCAGTTCACGATCACATCTTTGTCGCACTGTCTGCGCCCGCCCTACTACCCGCGGCTGATGCTGCGCCAGATGATCGATATCGGCTATTACTCCCTGCCCGTCGTGGGACTGACGGCGATCTTCACCGGCATGGTGCTGGCGCTGCAGAGCTATACCGGGTTTTCCCGCTTTTCCGCCGAAAGCGCCATTCCCAACGTGGTGGTGGTCTCCATCACGCGAGAACTGGGCCCGGTGCTGGCGGGGCTCATGGTGGCGGGCCGCATCGGCGCGGCCATGGCGGCCGAAATCGGCACTATGCGCGTGACCGAGCAGGTCGATGCCCTGACGACGCTTTCCACCGACCCCTATAAATATCTTGTCGTGCCCCGGCTGCTCGCCGGGCTGACGATGCTGCCGCTTCTCGTCCTCGTGGCCGATATCATCGGCGTCTTCGGCGGCTATCTGGTCAGCGTCTACAAGTTGGACTTCAACGCCGCCACCTATATGCGCAACACGATCGATTTCATGGAGACGATGGACGTGGTCTCGGGCCTGGTGAAGGCGGCGGTTTTTGGCTTTATCATTGCGCTGATGGGCTGTTATCACGGCTTTCACTCGCGCGGCGGTGCCCAAGGGGTGGGCGCGGCGACCACGGCGGCCGTGGTCTCCGCCTCGATCCTGATCCTCTCCTTCAACTACCTGATCACCGAATTGTTCTTCGCGCGTTAGGGCGACAGATGACGACACCAAAAATCTCGATTCGCGGTCTGAAAAAGGCGTTCGGCAACAAGGAAGTCCTGGCCGGCCTCGACCTCGACGTCATGCCCCGCGAATCTCTGGTGGTCATCGGAGGGTCGGGATCGGGCAAGTCCGTGCTGATCAAATGCGTCCTCGGCATCATCGAGCCTGATGCCGGCACGATCGAGATCGACGGCGAAAATATCCTCGACCTCAAGGGGCCTGACCGCGCCCGCGTCCTGCGGAAGTTCGGCATGCTTTTCCAGGGCGGCGCGCTCTTCGACAGCCTGCCGGTCTGGGAGAATGTCGGATTTGGCCTGATCGCGGGTGAGGGCATGTCGCGCCAGGCGGCGCGCGAGATCGCGGTCGCCAAGCTGGCCGATGTGGGCCTCCAGCCCGAGGTGGCCGACCTTTTCCCGGCCGAGCTCTCGGGCGGCATGCAAAAGCGCGTCGCCCTGGCGCGGGCCATCGCGGCCGAGCCCGAGATCATCTTCTTCGACGAGCCAACGACTGGCCTTGACCCGATTATGGCCGATGTCATCAACCGCCTGATCGTCAAGTGCGTGCGGGATCTGGGCAGCACGGCCTTGTCGATCACCCATGACATGGCCAGCGCCCGAACGATCGGCGACAAGCTCGCCATGCTGTATGAGGGCAAGATCATCTGGCACGGCCCGATGCGCGAAATCGACAATAGCGGCGATGCCCATGTGGATCAGTTCATCCACGGCCGGGGGGAAGGCCCGATCCAGATGAAGGTCCGCGCTTGACCCCATTTATTGGCTCCGTGTCCCACTTTCCGGGTGGCCATGGCTAGAGGTGCCACGCTTTACGTCTGCCAGCAATGCGGCGCCACGGCTCCAAAATGGGCGGGGCGCTGCGAGGCCTGTGGCGCGTGGAACACCATGGCCGAGGAAACCGGTGTCGACATGACGCCGAAAGGCGCTACCCGACGCGCGCGCGGCAAGGCCATACAGTTCACCAAGCTGACCGGCGCATCCGAAAATCCTCCGCGTCTCAAATCCGGGCTCGATGAGTTCGATCGCGTGACCGGCGGCGGGCTCATCGCCGGCTCCGCCATCCTGATCGGCGGCGATCCCGGTATCGGAAAATCCACCCTGATGCTTCAGGCCGCCGCCGCCCTCTCCCGCCAGGTGCCGGTCGCCTACATCTCGGGCGAGGAGGCGATCGGCCAGATCCGCATGCGCGCGAGCCGGCTGGGACTGGCCGACGCGCCGCTCGAACTTGCGGCGGCCACACGGGTCGAGGACATCATTGCCGGTATCGAAGGGCCTGACGGTCCGAAGGTGGTGGTGATCGATTCGATCCAGACGATGTTTGTGGATGCGCTCGATTCCGCGCCCGGCACTGTGGGCCAGGTCCGTGGATCGGCGCAAAGCCTGATCAAACTCGCCAAGCAGCGGGGCCTCACGCTCCTGCTCGTGGGCCACGTCACCAAGGAAGGCACCATCGCCGGTCCCAAGGTGCTGGAGCATATGGTCGACACCGTTCTCTATTTCGAGGGCGAGCGGGGCCATCATTTCCGTATCCTGCGTTCGGTCAAGAACCGCTTCGGCCCGGCCAATGAAATTGGCGTTTTCGAGATGACGGCAGGCGGGCTCGAAGGCGTGGCAAACCCGTCCTCGCTGCTGTTGGCCGAGCGCCACGACGACGTTCCCGGAGCGGCGGTTTTTGCCGGGATCGAGGGCACCCGCCCGGTTCTGGTGGAAATCCAGGCCCTGGTGGCCCCCTCGCCGCTCGGGACCCCGCGGCGCGCCGTGGTGGGCTGGGATTCCAACCGGCTTTCCATGATCCTGGCGGTGCTGGATACGCGCTGCGGGCTGGGATTTTCCGGTCAGGACGTATACCTCAACGTGGCCGGCGGCCTCCGGATTTCAGAACCCGCGGCCGATCTCGCCGTGGCCGCCGCGCTTGTTTCGGCCGCCGCTGGCAGGCCGGTCCCGCCCGACGCGGTGGTTTTCGGCGAGATCGGGCTCGCCGGCGAGATCCGGGCCGTTGGACAGGCCGATGCCCGACTCCTCGAAGCCGCCCGGCTGGGTTTCACCCAGGCCTGGGCACCCAAGAACAAGAACGGCAAAAAGATGGCCGACGGGATCCGGGTTACGCCGCTCACCTATCT encodes the following:
- a CDS encoding replicative DNA helicase, translated to MPSDNSSITVSLHERAKDETDYRVLPHNYEAEQALLGAILVRNAAFDRVSDFLQPEHFADPVHGRIFAAAMQLIARGQLANPVTLKGFFETDGELSKIGGQKYLARLAASAVTVINAADYGRTIHDLYLRRQLIALGEDVVNEAFETSIEQQATEQIESAEQRLFDLATAGTVEGGFQTFERSLQSAIQAAEHAYQRDGQLTGVSTGLRDLDGILGGLHSSDLVILAGRPSMGKTALATNIAYHAARTHRTESRDGVPETVNGGVVGFFSLEMSAEQLATRILAEESGLSSDRIRRGDVSADGFQSLVQASAELAQLPFHIDDTPALTVSALRTRARRLKRTQGLDLVVIDYLQLLRPTVGTRADNRVQEISDITRGLKALAKELNVPVLALSQLSRAVEQRDDKRPQLADLRESGSIEQDADVVMFIYREEYYLERKEPSPGTTDHATWQESMEKVHNLAEVIIAKQRHGPVGRVTLHFAGASTKFSDYVRDDRLPDAPH
- a CDS encoding ABC transporter permease, translated to MEFVANIGRLTLGFFEVTGRITQFTITSLSHCLRPPYYPRLMLRQMIDIGYYSLPVVGLTAIFTGMVLALQSYTGFSRFSAESAIPNVVVVSITRELGPVLAGLMVAGRIGAAMAAEIGTMRVTEQVDALTTLSTDPYKYLVVPRLLAGLTMLPLLVLVADIIGVFGGYLVSVYKLDFNAATYMRNTIDFMETMDVVSGLVKAAVFGFIIALMGCYHGFHSRGGAQGVGAATTAAVVSASILILSFNYLITELFFAR
- the alr gene encoding alanine racemase: MAARETDPSISTDADRRVSGETASSILTIDLDALKRNYAFLRRASGTAETAAVVKADAYGLGIERVGPALWRAGCRRFFVATPAEGVTLRRLLPDAVIFVFDGPTGQPGLLALHRLVPVLNTFDDIAAWEPWARTGPPQGPGGRKTGATLPAAVHVDTGMNRLGLPVAGFRELIRDPARLDRLNICLVISHLACADEPANPKNHDQQALFARLVAETPGLPACLANSGGVLMGAPFHFDLTRPGIALYGGVPALDRPENGFAELAQVVHLKARILQIREIDSPETVGYGAAFRAEGAMKIATVAVGYGDGYPRALSHRGSALVNGIRVPLVGRVSMDLSTFDVSAVPSHACRPGDFVDLISPAHTVDDLADEAGTIAYEILTSLGRRHTRVYVEETR
- the radA gene encoding DNA repair protein RadA, producing MARGATLYVCQQCGATAPKWAGRCEACGAWNTMAEETGVDMTPKGATRRARGKAIQFTKLTGASENPPRLKSGLDEFDRVTGGGLIAGSAILIGGDPGIGKSTLMLQAAAALSRQVPVAYISGEEAIGQIRMRASRLGLADAPLELAAATRVEDIIAGIEGPDGPKVVVIDSIQTMFVDALDSAPGTVGQVRGSAQSLIKLAKQRGLTLLLVGHVTKEGTIAGPKVLEHMVDTVLYFEGERGHHFRILRSVKNRFGPANEIGVFEMTAGGLEGVANPSSLLLAERHDDVPGAAVFAGIEGTRPVLVEIQALVAPSPLGTPRRAVVGWDSNRLSMILAVLDTRCGLGFSGQDVYLNVAGGLRISEPAADLAVAAALVSAAAGRPVPPDAVVFGEIGLAGEIRAVGQADARLLEAARLGFTQAWAPKNKNGKKMADGIRVTPLTYLSDLVAALGPPGDRRGRAALPG
- a CDS encoding ATP-binding cassette domain-containing protein, with product MTTPKISIRGLKKAFGNKEVLAGLDLDVMPRESLVVIGGSGSGKSVLIKCVLGIIEPDAGTIEIDGENILDLKGPDRARVLRKFGMLFQGGALFDSLPVWENVGFGLIAGEGMSRQAAREIAVAKLADVGLQPEVADLFPAELSGGMQKRVALARAIAAEPEIIFFDEPTTGLDPIMADVINRLIVKCVRDLGSTALSITHDMASARTIGDKLAMLYEGKIIWHGPMREIDNSGDAHVDQFIHGRGEGPIQMKVRA